GCCATCGCCGTCGTCGCCGTGGTGGCGATCGTGGTGCTCTGCCTGACCGGGGTCATCACGGCGCCCCGACTGGCCAACATCGTGATCGGCGTCAGCGTCGTCGCCGCGATCGCGCTCTTCGCGGTCATCCTGCTCAGCGGCCACATCAGTGCCGTCGAGCGCAGCCGGGTGTGGGCGATGGTGCCGCTGTTCGTCGCCTCGGCGGTGTTCTGGTCGCTCTACCAGCAGCAGTTCACCGTGATGGTCGTCTACTCCGACCAGCGTCTGGACCGCGACATCTTCGGCTGGGAGATGCCGGTCTCGTGGGTCAACTCGATCAACCCGGTCTTCATCATCCTGCTCGCCGGCGTCTTCGCGGCCGTGTGGACCAAGCTCGGCTCCCGTCAGCCGGCGACGCCGGTGAAGTTCGCGATGAGCACCATCGTGATGGGCCTCGCGTTCTGGACGTTCCTGCTGATGCCGAGCGGCGAGCACTCGGTGCCGCTCCTCGGCCTGGTGCTGATCCTGCTCCTGTTCACCCTCGCTGAGCTGCTGCTCTCCCCGGTGGGCCTCTCGGTGGCCACCAAGCTCGCTCCCGAGCGTTTCCAGACCCAGATGATGGCGCTGTTCTTCCTCTCGGTCGCTCTCGGCACCGCGATGTCGGGGCGTCTGGCCGAGTTCTACGACGTCACGAACGACGGCCCGTTCTTCTGGTGGGTCGGGCTCGCGTCGATCGTCGTCGGCGTGCTGCTGCTGGTCGGCAACCGGCCCATCCGCAAGCTGATGGCGGGCGTGCACTGACCACGATCCGCCCGTCGGTCCGCCGCGATGGTGGGCCGACGGGCGGTCAGGTCCGGTTCGGGTCGCCTCGGGTGACGTCGACGTAGTCGATCTCGATCGCGGCGAGGTCGATGCCCGGAGCCGGACCGAGAAGGTCCGTGACGAGCTCGAGGATCTGGGGCCGCAGGGTGTCGGCGAGCGGATGGAGCTCGACGCCGAACCTGGCGACGAGGCGGATCCTGATGCCGGCCAGGCGGGTGTCGTCGACGCGCAGCTCGATGGCCTCCGGTGCGTGCGTCGGGTGCTCCTGGAGCAGTCGACGCAGCGCCGCGGTGACCACGCGCGCCGAGACGTAGGTCTCGGATCCCTCCTCGTCGCGCGCCGACGTGCTCTGTTCGGCGAAGGTGAGGATCGGCTCGGACGGGACGACGACCGTGCGCACCCGCGACATGATCGAGCTGGCCAGGTCGACCCACCCGTCGGGCTCTTCGGCTCGGGCGGCGCGGATGGCGCGGCCGAGCGGGCTGGGATCTAGCGCCATCGGGCCATCCTCTCCGCGAGTGTGCGTCGTCCGCGGTAGAGGTGTCCGCGGACGGCGCCGATCGGCATGGCCAGGGCGATGGAGATCTCCTCGTAACTCATCTCTTCGACCTCCCGCAGCAGCCAGGTCGCCCTTTGATGCCACGGAAGCTCGTTCAATGCTAGCTGCAACGCTTCCAGGAGCTCGGCGTCGAGAACGGACTGCAACGGGTTGTCCCGCGCGGCCGGAGTGAGCGCGGACATCAGCCCGTCGTCGATGGGCGTCGCGCGTCGGTTGCGCTGCAGGTCGGCCGCGCGACGGTGCACGAGACGGATCAGCCACGTACGCAGCGACGAGCGGCCCGCGAAGCTCGACAGGCTTCGCCACGCCGAGACGAACGCCTCCTGCGTCGCTTCGGCAGCATCGGTGGAGTCGCCGACCAGGTGGAGGGCGTAGCGATACATGGCGGGGCCGTGGCGATCCACGATCTCCCTGAATGCTTCGTGGTCGCCCAGCCGCGCCGCTCGCACCAGCGCCTCATCGGTCGCCGACGGCTCAGATGACGCCTGCGATTCCGACATTGCCCCCGAGTTCCTCGTCTGCTGCCATGAGCGGGCAGCGTCCGGATATGAGAGTTCTACCATCCCCGCGCAAAGGGGTGTGATCCAGAACACACCAGAAAGCCTGTGACATATCGAGCCGACGCTGCGACTAACCAGCGTTAGAGCAACCGAACAGGATCAGGAAGGTTCTTCTCATGGCGCAGACGAAGTCAGGAAGCACGAGCTCGACGACCGAGGTGCAGCTGGACGGAGGCGGCTCGGGTGCGCTGGCGAGCGACTTCGGCCGCACGTCCATCGCCGACACCGTGGTCTCCAAGATCGCGGGGATCGCGGCTCGCGAGATCAGCGGCGTGCACGACCTCGGTGGCGGCACGGCGCGGGCGGCGGGAGCTCTCCGTGAGCGGATCCCGGGCTCGCGGACCAACCTCGGTCAGGGCGTGAGCGTCGAGGTGGGGGAGCGGCAGGCAGCGGCCGACCTCGACATCGTCGCCGAGTACGGCACCTCGATCCCCGACCTCGCGTCCGCGATCCGTCGCAACGTGAAGGCCTCGGTGGAGCGGATGACCGGCCTCGAGGTCACCGAGGTCAACATCACCGTGCACGACGTCTTCCTCGAGGACGACGCCCGCGACTCCGACTCCGACCCGGACGCCGCCCGGCGGGTGGAGTGACGGTGCCGGCCGACCCGGACCCGCAGGGAGCCGCCGCGGGCACGGAGCCGGAGGTGGTCGACGTGGTCGCCGCCGCCGTGCTCGCGGTGCCCGGCGTCCACGCGCTCCATGCCGGAGTCGCAGGGGAGGTGGCCACCTACCTTCCCGGGCGTCGGGTCAACGGGATCAGGGTGCGCGACTCCGGCTGCTCGATCCACGTGGTGCTCCTCTGGGGAGCACCCGTCCTCGACACCACCGAGGCGTTGCGGGACGCGGTGCGGCCGCTCGTGTCGGGCCCGGTGGACATCACGGTGGAGGACATCCTCCCGCCCAGCGCCGGCTCGGTTTCGGCCTGACCGCTCGACCTCTGAAGGAGAGAACACGTCATGACCAACTCGACACTAGGCCTGGTCGCCGGACTGTTGCTCACGATTGCGATCGTCACCGGCGGGCTCCTCGGCCTGCTCCTGGCCATCGTGCTCGGCGGCGCCGGCTACCTCATCGGTGGCCACGTGGACGGCGAGCGCGACCTCGGCAGCCTGCTGCGGGGACGCCGTGGTTGAGGCACCCGTACGCCCGACGCAGACGACCGACAACAGTGCTGATGAGGGTGCCGAAGGCCGAGGGACCCTCGACGTCCGCAACAAGGCGCTCCAGCACATCATCGAACGCGTGGTGCTGCAGGTGCCGGGCACGGTGACCCGTCACAGTGCGCTGGGCCGCATCACCGGCATGGCGTTGCCGAAGGCCGACATCACGACGGAGGGCCGATCCGCGGTGGTGAAGGTCGACGTCGCGATGGCCTGGCCGGGCAACATCTCCCAGGTCGCGACGGCAGCCCGCGACACCGTACGTCAGGAGGCGTTCCGCCTCTCCGGCATCCAGATCCGCAGCGTGGACGTCACCGTGCATGCCGTGGACCCTGCGACCGCCGAGGACACCAGGAGGGTCGAATGACCACGCACGCCGCTGAGGTCGAGAAGGTCGCCCTGCCCGCAGCGCCGCGCAGCCGGCCACGCCGCGCACCTCTCGCGGTCCCGACGGCCATCGTGCTCGCGCTGGTGCTGATCGGGCTCGCCGTGGTCGCGGTCCGTGACCTCGTGGTCGGTCAGGGGTGGGCCGCCGGCACGCCGGTCGTCTCCACCTCGATCGACGGTCTCGGCGGCGTACGCGCCTCCGTCGGGTTAGCGGTCGCAGGCGGGGTCCTCGCGATCGTCGGGGTGGTGCTGCTCTGGTTCGCGCTCAGGCCCGGGCGACGTACGCATCTGCGCGTCACCGGCGCACCCGACCTCTGGCTCTCGCCGGGGGCCGTCGCCGCGATCGCCCAGGAGACCGCCGACCGGCTCCCCGGAGTGGTCTCGGCCGAGTCGTCGCTGCGGGCTCGGCGTCGCGTCGTCGTCGACATCGTCGCCACGGCACCGCCGGCCGGATCCGAGGATCCTCAGGAGCGTGCCGCCGTGAGCGAGCGCGTACGTGCCGTGCTCGATGACGAGATCGGACGGCTGACCGGAGCCAGCATCAAGGTGCGAGCCACGGAGGTGCCCCGATGACGCCCCGTGTGATCAGGTTCGATCGTGTCGTGACCCTGCTGGTGGCCGTGCTGTTGGTGGTCGCGGGCCTGCTGCTCGTCGACTGGCACTATCGGTGGGTCCTCACGAGCTACCCGGCCGAGCTGTCGACCGACCCCGTGCGTGAGGTCGTGGCCGCGAGCTGGTTCCCCTGGGCGTTCGCTGCGGCGGGCATCCTCCTCGGGCTCCTCGGCCTGGTGTGGCTGCTGGCCCACCTGCGTCGTCGCGGCCCCTCGACGCTGCGGCTGCGGGCGAGCGACGAGACCGGTCGTGTCCAGGCCGATCTCCGCTCGATCGCCGACGCCGCCGCCGGCAGGCTCCAGCAGATGGCTGCTCTGACCGGCGTCACGGGCACGGTCGCCACCATCCGGTCGCGTCCGGTGATCCTGCTCCACGGTCGGATCGACCCCATCGCCTCGGCCGCCTCGATCGCCGACGCCGCCGAGATCTGCGCACGGGAGGTCGCCGCCGCGTTCCCCGACCAGCCGATCACCTGCCGCGTCCTGATCGACTCGCCGCGGCGCGGCAGGTCCCGGCAGCAGTCCCAGATGCGCGTGCGCTGACGGCCTCGATGCTCCTGATGGACGCGACCCCGAGCGGGGGCGGGGTCGCGTCTGCATCAGGAGCATCGAGGTGCCGCTCAGCGCTTGGCCAGCACCAGTGCGTACGCCTCGTCCGGATCGGTCCACCAGCGCGCGTCCCGGAAGCCGGCCTCGGTGAGCTCATCGGCGGCGCTGCTCCGACGGAACTTGCAGGACAGCTCGGTGAGGAGCTCCTCGCCGTCCTCGAAGTCGATGGTGAGGTCGAGCTCGCGCAGCTCCACGCGGGTGGACCTCTCGGCGACGAGTCGCATCTCGATCCGCTCCTCGTCGGTGTTCCAGCGTGCCAGGTGCCGGAACCCGTCGGGATCGAAGTCGGCGCGCAGGCTTCGGTTGAGCACGTGCAGCGCGTTCAGGTTGAACTCGGCGGTCACCCCGGCGGCATCGTCGTAGGCGGCGACCAGCTGCCCGGGGTCCTTGACCAGGTCCAGCCCGAGCAGCAGGCTCTCCCCGGGATCCATGGCGTCCGCGACCGACCGCAGGAACCGCTCGCGTCCGGGACGGTCGTAGTTGCCCAGCGTGCTGCCCAGCAGCGCGATCAGCCGACGTCCAGGAGCCGGCAGCTGGGCGAGATGCTGGTCGAAGTCGGCGACCACGCCGTTGAGGACGAGCCCCGGCCGCTCCTCGGCGAGCGCTTCCATCGCCTGGGTGAGTGCGCTCGAGCTGACATCGACCGGGACGTACGTCGTCAGCCGGCCGGCGTGGGTCAGCGCGTCGAGCAGCAGCCGGGTCTTCTCCGACGACCCGGACCCGAGCTCGAGGAGCACCTCGGCGCCGGCGAGCTCGGCGATCTCGCCGGCATGCTCTCTCAGCAGTGTGCGTTCGGTGCGGGTCGGGTAGTACTCCGGCAGTCGGGTGATCTCCTCGAACAGCTCCGAACCGCGCTGGTCGTAGAAGTACTTGGGTGGAAGCCACTTGGGCGACGCGCTCAAGCCGGTTCGTGCGTCCTCCTTCAGGCTCTGCCGGAGATCCTCGTCGGTCAACAGGCTGGTGAGCCGGCTCGGGACCGATGTGCTGGTCCGGCCGTTGGTGTCGAGACTCACGCGGGGTTCTCCTTCGGGAGGTGATGAGGTGTGTCGAGCCGCCACCAGGTGGGGCCACAGGGGCTGAAGACCCCGATGGTGCGCGGTGGGATCGGGGTGGTCGGAGCCTCCGCCGGCGGACGGTCGCTGACGACGTACTCCCAGGACGCCGGCTGGACCAGGTGGCTGCCCTGGTCGCCGCTGAGCAGGGCGAGGTCCTCCCCGTCGGTGAGGAGGACCGAGAAGCTGCCCACCTCGAGCTCGTTGGCGAGCTGGACCACGGCCGAGCCGACCGGCAGGTCGAGCTGCCGCGCCTTGTCGAGCACGAGGGTCCACGAGGCGTCGATGGTGCCGCTGACCGCGGCGGTCCATGAACCGAGGCGTAGCGGATCGGCGCAGTCGTCCTGCTGACAGGCCCACTCGGCGTGGGTCCTGGGCGGTCCGAGGATGCCGCGATGGGCGCACGTGGTCGCAGCCGACCAGGTCACGCACGACGCCCGTCGTCGGCGAGCCGGAGACCGGTGATCGGCCACCGCGCGCTCGGCGGGAAGAAGTTGCGGTAGGAGGCTCGCGTGTGTCCCGGCGGGGTGAGTGCGCAGCCGCCGCGGAGCACCATCTGGCCCGACATGAACTTTCCGTTGTACTCACCGATCGCGCCGGCAGCGGGGTGGAAGCCGGGATAGGGGAGGTAGGCCGAGGACGTCCACTCCCAGCAGTCGCCGAAGAGCTGTCGCAGCCCACCGGTCGCCAGGCCCGCCGCGCGCGGGTGGAAGCTGTCCCGGTCGGCGAGGTTGCCGCTCACCTCGTAGGTGCGGGCAGCGTGCTCCCACTCGGCCTCGGTCGGGAGGCGTTTGCCGGCCCAGGTGGCGTAGGCGTCGGCTTCGTAGTGGCTCAGGTGGCAGACCGGCAGCCCGTGGTCGAGGGGTGTGGTGCCGTGCAGGGTGTGCTCGAACCACACCCCGTCGGCCTCGCGCCAGTAGAAGGGCGCCTCCCAGCCCTCGGCGTTGACCCGCGACCACCCGTCCGAGAGCCACAGCTCGGGGCGGCGGTAGCCGCCGTCGGCGATGAACTCCAGCCACTCGCCGTTGGTGACCAACCGGTCGGCCAGCCGGTACGGCTCCAGCCACTGCTGGTGCCGCGGCAGCTCGTTGTCGAAGCTGAACCCACCGCCCTCGGACCCGATCTCGACCAGGCCACCGTCGAAGTCCACCCAGCCCAGGCGGTCGGTGCCATCACCCGCGACCGGCCGCCCGGCGTACGTCGGTTGCAGCGGGTTGAGCGAGAGCACGTGCTTGATGTCCATCAGCAGCAGCTCCTGGTGCTGCTGCTCGTGGTGGAAGCCGAGCTCGATCGTCGGGGCGAGCTTGGCGAAGGCGCCGCCGTCGAGCCCGTCGATCAGATCCCGCACCCGGTCATCGACGTTGCGCCGGTAGTCACCGACCTCGTACGCACCAGGACGGCTGATCACGCCACGCATCGGGCGCGCGTACCGCGGCCCGATCTGCTCGTAGTAGCTGTTGAAGAGGAACCAGTACTGGTCCTGGAACGGTGTGAAGCCGGCCTCGTGCTCGGCCAGCACGAAGGTCTCGAAGAACCAGGTCACGTGGGCCCGATGCCACTTGGTGGGTGAGACATCCGGCATCGACTGGACGGTCTGGTCCTCGGGCGAGAGGGGTTCGGCGAGTTGTTCGGTGTAGGCACGGACTTCGTCGAAGCGGACGATCGCGGTGGTCGTGTCCATACGACCTACTCTGCCGGATCGCACAACCGGCGGTGCACCTATTTGTGGTCGGTCTGGACCGGATCCGACGGCCCAGGTCCCGGCAGGCGTGGGACTCGCGCGGGGATGGGCAGATGCGAGGCAGGACAAGGTCGTTCCGGTCGACGGTCACCGCGAGGCAGAAGGGCGTCGGTCGCGCCGTGGACGGCGCCGGCTGACTCGCGCGGCAATCATTGCGAACATTCAGGTTTATTCGAATATCTCTTGTATGTTCGATTCAGCGGTGATTGACTGTGCCGTACGTCACAACGAGGAGGTGGGACTGATGTCCGAGGCAAATCGGCATGTCGTGGTGATCGGCGGCACCCAAGGACTGGGGCTGGAGATCGCGCGATCAGTCGTCGGGCGGGGAGACCGTGCCACCGTGGCCGGTCGTCACGCCGATGTCGCTGAACAGGCGGCGAAGGAGCTGGGTGACCTCGCTGCGTACGCGGTGTGCGATCTGACCGACTGGTCGTCGCTCGAGAGATTCTTCGAGTCGATGGGGCCGATCGATCATCTGGTGCTCGCTGCCCTCGACCGCGACAACAACGACATCAGGGAGTTCCGCCCCGACGACAGTCAGCGCACCTCGGTGATGAAGAACGTCGGCTATGCCACGGCGGTGCACTACGCCCTGCCGAAGCTCACGCCCGAGGGCTCAGTACTCATGTTCAGCGGCCTGTCCATGTGGCGGCCGTTCCCCGGGTCGACCACGATCTCGATGGCCAACGCCGGCGTGGTCGGCCTCGCCAACTCGCTGGCCGTCCAGATCGCGCCCGTCCGCGTCAACGTGATCACCCCGGGCGTCGTCGCCGGCACCCAGGCCGTCGACAACGCCGACCAGGTGCGGGCCGACGCGTACGAAGTCGCCCGCCAGCGCACGCCCGGCAAGCGACTTCCGCACACCCAAGACATCGTCGACGCGTCGCTCGCGCTGCTCGACAACCCCGGCATCAACGGTGCCAACCTCGTCGTCGACGCGGGCATGCACCTCATCTGATCACGACCTGATCGCGCACCCGAAGGAAGAACAGCCATGCGTATCGAGGAGACCGACGTACTCGTCGTCGGAGCCGGCCCCGCCGGCCTGACTGCCACGGCACTGCTCGCTCGGGAGGGCGTCGCCGCGGTCACCGTGGACAAGTACGCCGACATCGCGCACACCCCGCGTGCGCACATCACCAACCAGCGGGCCATGGAGGTCTTCCGAGATCTCGGCATCGAGGACCGCGTGCTCGAGCGTGCGCTGGTCGCGGAAGGGATGGGCACCAACGTCTGGGCGACCAGCGTCGCCGGGCGCGAGCTCGCCCGCATGTACGCCTGGGGCAGCGGCCCCGACCGCAGGTCCGACTACGACAACGCCAGTCCGTGCGCGATGTGCAACATCGGCCAGCACGACCTCGAGCCGGTGCTTCGCGACCGCGCGCTCGAGCTGGGCGCGGACCTGCGGTTCTCCCAGGAGCTGGTCGACATCACCCAGGACGACGTCCGGGTCGAGGCGACGGTCCTCGAGCGGGAGACCGGTGAGACCTACCTGCTGCGGGCGAAGTACGTCGTCGCCGCTGACGGTGGCCGCAGCCTGGTGGCCCACAAGCTCGAGTTCGACTTCGAGGGCGAGACCGGCCTGGGAGCGGCGGTCAACGTCTGGCTCGAGGCCGACCTCGAGAAGTACCGCAAGGACCGCCCCGGGGCGCTGTTCTTCACGATCCAGCCCGGCCGGGACTTCTGGCTCGGCGCCGGCACCTTCATCACGGTCCGGCCGTGGAACGAGTGGGTGCTGATCATCGTCTACAACCCGGAGACCGAGCAGCTCGACCTCTCCGAGGAGGCCCTGACCCTGCGCGCCCGCAAGGTGATCGGCGACCCCGACGTCGACATCCGGATCAAGAACGTCTCGCAGTGGCAGCTCAACCACGTCGTCGCGCGAAGCTACCGCAAGGGCCGGGTCTTCATCGCCGGCGACGCCGCGCACCGGCACCCGCCCGCCAACGGGCTCGGCAGCAACACCTCGGTCCAGGACGCCTACAACCTCGCCTGGAAGCTGGCCCACGTGGTGCGCGGCCAGGCCGGTGACGGGCTCCTCGACAGCTACGACGCCGAGCGTCAGCCGGTCGGCAAGCAGGTGGTCGACCGGGCGCTGCAGAGCGTCGGCGCCTTCGGCCAGATCCCGTCGATCTTCGGCGTCACCGAGGGGCAGACCGACGAGGAGGGCTGGGCCGAGCTCGACGGTTTCTTCTCCGACACCGAGAGCGGTCGCGCCCGCCGGCAGCGGCTGACCGAGGTGCTGGCGGAGAACGAGTATCACTTCAACGCTCACGGCGTGGAGCTCGGGCAGCGGTACGCATCGGGGGCGGTGGTCAGCGACGGTCCGCCACCGGCGTACACCCGCGACCCGCAGCTCTACTACCACCCGACGACCTACCCCGGGGCCTACCTTCCGCACGAGTGGGTGGTGCGGGACGGGCAGCGGGTCTCCACGCTCGACCTGGCCGGCGAGGGCCGGTTCACCCTCATCACGGGGACCGGTGGCCAGCACTGGACCGACGCGGCCGCGAAGGTCGGCGCCGAGCTCGGTGTGGACATCCAGACCGTCGCCATCGGGCGCGGTCAGGAGGTCGACGACGCGTACGGCGCCTGGTCGGCGGCCTCCGAGATCGACGACCACGGCGCACTGCTGGTCCGCCCGGACCGCTATGTCGCCTGGCGCTGCAGCAGTCACGACGGGGATCCGACCGCCACGCTGCGTGCCGTGCTCACCTCGGTCCTCGACCGCACCTGACCACCTGATTCCTGAGGAGGAAGAACCATGGACCTCGGACTGCTGCTGCTCCGACTCGTCGTCGGCGGGCTGATCTTCGGCCACGGCGCCCAGAAGGGGTTCGGACTGTTCGGCGGGATGGGACCTGCCGGCACCGCGCCGATCTTCGAGAGCTGGGGCCTGCGCCCCGGAAAGCCGCTCGTGCTGATCGCGGCGACGTGCGAGCTCGTCGGCAGCACGCTGCTGATCCTCGGGCTCGGCACGCCGCTGGGGGCGGCGATGGCCATGGGCACCTTGATCGTCGCCGCCTCGGTCAACGCCGGCAACGGCCTGTGGGCCGTCAAGGGTGGCTACGAGCTGCCCCTGCTCTACGCCGTCACGGCCGGCAGCTTCGCCTTCATCGGCCCAGGCCGCTACTCGATCGACCACCTGATCGGGCTGACCGACGCGTACGGCGTCGTCTCGGGTGCCATCGCCGTGGCCGCTGCCGTCGTGTCGGCCGCCGCCTTCGTCGCTCGGGCCCGCCACACACGTACCCACGCAGTCGCCGCGTGAACCCAACTGCCCAGGAGAGGATCATGACCACAACCACCGCAGAGTCCGACGTCGACCGCAAGGCGATCGCGCTGGAATACCTCAAGCGCCTCGACCGCGGCGAGGACTTCTTCGACCTGTTCGACGAGAACGTCCAGTTCTACTATCCCAAGTGGGGCCTGGCCGACGGCCTGGACGCGATGAAGGAGGCGTTCGGCGGGATCGCCTCGATCATCGGCGGCATCAAGCACGACTACGCCTACCTCAACTACGTGGTGAACGGTGACACCGTCGTGGTCGAGGGGACCTCGTCGGGG
The sequence above is drawn from the Nocardioides albertanoniae genome and encodes:
- a CDS encoding FAD-dependent oxidoreductase; the encoded protein is MRIEETDVLVVGAGPAGLTATALLAREGVAAVTVDKYADIAHTPRAHITNQRAMEVFRDLGIEDRVLERALVAEGMGTNVWATSVAGRELARMYAWGSGPDRRSDYDNASPCAMCNIGQHDLEPVLRDRALELGADLRFSQELVDITQDDVRVEATVLERETGETYLLRAKYVVAADGGRSLVAHKLEFDFEGETGLGAAVNVWLEADLEKYRKDRPGALFFTIQPGRDFWLGAGTFITVRPWNEWVLIIVYNPETEQLDLSEEALTLRARKVIGDPDVDIRIKNVSQWQLNHVVARSYRKGRVFIAGDAAHRHPPANGLGSNTSVQDAYNLAWKLAHVVRGQAGDGLLDSYDAERQPVGKQVVDRALQSVGAFGQIPSIFGVTEGQTDEEGWAELDGFFSDTESGRARRQRLTEVLAENEYHFNAHGVELGQRYASGAVVSDGPPPAYTRDPQLYYHPTTYPGAYLPHEWVVRDGQRVSTLDLAGEGRFTLITGTGGQHWTDAAAKVGAELGVDIQTVAIGRGQEVDDAYGAWSAASEIDDHGALLVRPDRYVAWRCSSHDGDPTATLRAVLTSVLDRT
- a CDS encoding DUF6286 domain-containing protein, encoding MTTHAAEVEKVALPAAPRSRPRRAPLAVPTAIVLALVLIGLAVVAVRDLVVGQGWAAGTPVVSTSIDGLGGVRASVGLAVAGGVLAIVGVVLLWFALRPGRRTHLRVTGAPDLWLSPGAVAAIAQETADRLPGVVSAESSLRARRRVVVDIVATAPPAGSEDPQERAAVSERVRAVLDDEIGRLTGASIKVRATEVPR
- a CDS encoding Asp23/Gls24 family envelope stress response protein, which translates into the protein MVEAPVRPTQTTDNSADEGAEGRGTLDVRNKALQHIIERVVLQVPGTVTRHSALGRITGMALPKADITTEGRSAVVKVDVAMAWPGNISQVATAARDTVRQEAFRLSGIQIRSVDVTVHAVDPATAEDTRRVE
- a CDS encoding DoxX family protein, whose protein sequence is MDLGLLLLRLVVGGLIFGHGAQKGFGLFGGMGPAGTAPIFESWGLRPGKPLVLIAATCELVGSTLLILGLGTPLGAAMAMGTLIVAASVNAGNGLWAVKGGYELPLLYAVTAGSFAFIGPGRYSIDHLIGLTDAYGVVSGAIAVAAAVVSAAAFVARARHTRTHAVAA
- the egtD gene encoding L-histidine N(alpha)-methyltransferase, which produces MSLDTNGRTSTSVPSRLTSLLTDEDLRQSLKEDARTGLSASPKWLPPKYFYDQRGSELFEEITRLPEYYPTRTERTLLREHAGEIAELAGAEVLLELGSGSSEKTRLLLDALTHAGRLTTYVPVDVSSSALTQAMEALAEERPGLVLNGVVADFDQHLAQLPAPGRRLIALLGSTLGNYDRPGRERFLRSVADAMDPGESLLLGLDLVKDPGQLVAAYDDAAGVTAEFNLNALHVLNRSLRADFDPDGFRHLARWNTDEERIEMRLVAERSTRVELRELDLTIDFEDGEELLTELSCKFRRSSAADELTEAGFRDARWWTDPDEAYALVLAKR
- a CDS encoding Asp23/Gls24 family envelope stress response protein; translation: MAQTKSGSTSSTTEVQLDGGGSGALASDFGRTSIADTVVSKIAGIAAREISGVHDLGGGTARAAGALRERIPGSRTNLGQGVSVEVGERQAAADLDIVAEYGTSIPDLASAIRRNVKASVERMTGLEVTEVNITVHDVFLEDDARDSDSDPDAARRVE
- the egtB gene encoding ergothioneine biosynthesis protein EgtB, encoding MDTTTAIVRFDEVRAYTEQLAEPLSPEDQTVQSMPDVSPTKWHRAHVTWFFETFVLAEHEAGFTPFQDQYWFLFNSYYEQIGPRYARPMRGVISRPGAYEVGDYRRNVDDRVRDLIDGLDGGAFAKLAPTIELGFHHEQQHQELLLMDIKHVLSLNPLQPTYAGRPVAGDGTDRLGWVDFDGGLVEIGSEGGGFSFDNELPRHQQWLEPYRLADRLVTNGEWLEFIADGGYRRPELWLSDGWSRVNAEGWEAPFYWREADGVWFEHTLHGTTPLDHGLPVCHLSHYEADAYATWAGKRLPTEAEWEHAARTYEVSGNLADRDSFHPRAAGLATGGLRQLFGDCWEWTSSAYLPYPGFHPAAGAIGEYNGKFMSGQMVLRGGCALTPPGHTRASYRNFFPPSARWPITGLRLADDGRRA
- a CDS encoding peptide MFS transporter, whose product is MSQLKSEGAAGDPGERTFLGQPRVLANLFGVELWERFSFYGMQGILAIYLYYSASQGGLGISESVALGIVGAYGGAVYLSTIVGAWVADRLLGSERTLFASACLVVAGHVGLALIPGIAGVGVGLVLVALGSGGVKANASSLVGTLYAADDERRDAGFSIFYMGINIGGLVGPLLTGLLQKQWGFHFGFGLAAIGMILGLVQYTLGRRALPDASRVVPNPLPASERGRWIAIAVVAVVAIVVLCLTGVITAPRLANIVIGVSVVAAIALFAVILLSGHISAVERSRVWAMVPLFVASAVFWSLYQQQFTVMVVYSDQRLDRDIFGWEMPVSWVNSINPVFIILLAGVFAAVWTKLGSRQPATPVKFAMSTIVMGLAFWTFLLMPSGEHSVPLLGLVLILLLFTLAELLLSPVGLSVATKLAPERFQTQMMALFFLSVALGTAMSGRLAEFYDVTNDGPFFWWVGLASIVVGVLLLVGNRPIRKLMAGVH
- a CDS encoding RNA polymerase sigma factor, whose amino-acid sequence is MSESQASSEPSATDEALVRAARLGDHEAFREIVDRHGPAMYRYALHLVGDSTDAAEATQEAFVSAWRSLSSFAGRSSLRTWLIRLVHRRAADLQRNRRATPIDDGLMSALTPAARDNPLQSVLDAELLEALQLALNELPWHQRATWLLREVEEMSYEEISIALAMPIGAVRGHLYRGRRTLAERMARWR
- a CDS encoding nuclear transport factor 2 family protein, which translates into the protein MTTTTAESDVDRKAIALEYLKRLDRGEDFFDLFDENVQFYYPKWGLADGLDAMKEAFGGIASIIGGIKHDYAYLNYVVNGDTVVVEGTSSGKAADGTEFRAGVTHAGRWCDVFEIRGGKIHRLFVYLDPDYAGADTERYPWLRS
- a CDS encoding DUF2273 domain-containing protein — protein: MTNSTLGLVAGLLLTIAIVTGGLLGLLLAIVLGGAGYLIGGHVDGERDLGSLLRGRRG
- a CDS encoding SDR family oxidoreductase, whose translation is MSEANRHVVVIGGTQGLGLEIARSVVGRGDRATVAGRHADVAEQAAKELGDLAAYAVCDLTDWSSLERFFESMGPIDHLVLAALDRDNNDIREFRPDDSQRTSVMKNVGYATAVHYALPKLTPEGSVLMFSGLSMWRPFPGSTTISMANAGVVGLANSLAVQIAPVRVNVITPGVVAGTQAVDNADQVRADAYEVARQRTPGKRLPHTQDIVDASLALLDNPGINGANLVVDAGMHLI